The nucleotide sequence TCAGATGTGCGGTGCTCTCAGAGGGTACTTGACAAGCGGTAAAGAGGCATTATACCCAGGGCtgttgcaaggatttttgacaccctaggcgaaacctaattttgccaccccccTTGCCTCCACTCCTGACAACacccttttccctgcccatgtaaactccaactttttaatgaagcgcccatcaaattcagcctcaccagcgcccatcaaattcagcctcacccgcgcccatcaaatgcagcctcaccagcgcccattaaatgcagcctcaccagcgtgcATCAagttcagcctcaccagcgcccatcaaatgcagcctcacccgcgcccatcaaatgcagcctcaccagcgcccattaaatgcagcctcaccagcgtgcATCAagttcagcctcaccagcgcccatcaaatgcagcctcacccgcgcccatcaaatgcagcctcaccagcgcccatcaaatgcagcctcaccagcgcccatcaaatgcagcctcaccagcgcccatcaaatgcagcctcaccagcgcccatcaaatgcagcctcaccagcgcccatcaaatgcagcctcaccagcgcccatcaaatgcagcctcaccagcgcccatcaaatgcagcctccacagcgcccatcaatgaatgtttgctttttcccattcattcgggagtcgggacacagacatggCCCTCCTCTACCCCTCTGACACTATGTTCGAATGGAGCAGCAGCTGCTTGCTGATGCTGAGAAttggttgcttgctgcagagagaagagagtagaaacaTCAGTGGCCGGGCACCTTAGGTAGCAGGGCGCCCTAGACGGCTGCCTAGTTTACCTTGTGGTGGCACTGGCCCTGATTATACCACCccctcaccacctgatttaacccTGTAACTGGCACACTATTGCATTGCAGTTGCAGCACAGCCCCATAGACTTGCATGGGTTGCCTTCCGTCAAATGCAACCTACTGTCTACTTTCTGCTGCGAAGTAAAGCATTACAGCATGTTCAAAGCTCTGCACAGCTGCATTTCTGGCCAGGGGTAGTAAAGCCGCAGCTCAACTGCCGGGGGTAgaatcagatagattagcggatctaaagatccgctaatctatctaatttacgatccaccggcgcaagtttgagaggctagtgctgtattcagaaagcacttacctcaaaacttgcgccggcggatcgtaaatcccccggcggaatttaaattccgcggctagggggagtgtagtatttaaatcaggcgcgtccccgcgctgatttaactgcgcatgcgtcgccggctacatttcccagcgtgcattgctgcaaatgacgtcgctaggacgtcattggtttcgacgggaacgtaaattacgtccatccgtattcgcgaccgacttacgcaaacgacgtaaaaaattcaaaactcggcgcgggaacgacggccatacttaatataggatacgccgcatatagcaggggtaactatccgccggaaaaagacaaacgcaaacgacgtaaaaaaaaaagcgtcgggcgggcgttcgtttctgaatcggcggatctcctcatttgcatatttgttgcgtatacaaatggaagcgccacctagggcccggcgggagattgcagcctaagatccgacggtgtaagtcacttacacctgtcggatcttagggagatctatgcggaactgattctatgaatcagccgcatagatccgactgtcggatctcagagatacaacggcgtatcgggagatacgTTGTCGTATCCCTATCTAAATCTACCCCCCTGTTTTTACCATCCCCTGGCCGCTTGTGTAATTGAGgcctaaaacacacacacacacatactaatCCCAAAAAGAGTTGTACCCCCAGGTGGAGGAAAGGGTGTTGCCGGGGCTTAACCCCCTGTATAGTGCTGCTCACCAGCTTATCTCCTAAAATAAGGTAAGGTAACCCTATGCATGAGGCTACCCTGCCTCACAAGCACATGGATCCTTGTATGTACTAAAATGTCTGTTTCAGTTATATGACTACCTACCTGCAACAGCTTTCAGTGGTCCATTCTGTTTGGGCAAACCTCCTTCTGTTCTTGTCAGTGTCAGAGCTTTATTGTCCTGCCCCCATAAATCCCTATCGGCCCATCATTATGTTGGTTTGCTTTATGTGTCAATTGAAATGTGTAGGAGGCGAGAGCAGGTGTTCTGTAAAATATggtgacccgtcagaattggtaatggAAGCGACGTTTAGAATATTTTTGTACCCGTCTACAGTTCTATagctgccattggctcccattagCAGTGCCAGGTTTAGGGCAGGCATGCCACAGACCGTGAAGCTGCATGGCTGTGTTCTTCCCCAGTATCAGAACTGCTTGAAGGATCAGGGCTGCAGCACTGGGTAGGAGTGTCTGTTATAGTAATTGAAAAACTAATATGGTGAGTCCCCGCCGTCACCTGCCTGGCATCAGCCTTGGAGATTCTGACGGTGTTATGTCTATCATTCTGTTGCAGGAGAAGAAAGAGAGCTGCCCAGGAAATACGGGGAATGGCAAGAGAGCGGTAAGATCTTCTGTAAATTGGCTTTTTGTACAAGCTTCCTAAATACAACGCACATCAGTGATACTATATGCATGCAGTACATTTAGCTGATTATGTACCATGAAAGCATTTGGTgaaatctgaactccaggcatAACGGGTGTAAAAGCCATATTTATTGGCGTGTAACACACACCCCAATTTAAGAGTgaaataaaccactttgaagcaaaataatggtcaatGAGCTTCAGATGGCCACAGATGCGGCtgcatctgtgcccatctgtgagcttcagtgcagcctgatctgtgcccatctgcagcttcagtgcagcctgatctgtccCCATCtgaagcctgatctgtgcccatctgcagcctgatctgtgcccatctgcaggttcggtgcagcctgatctgtgtccatctgcagcctgatctgtggccatctgcagcctgatctgtgcccatctgcagcctgatctgcgcccatctgcagccagatctgcgcccatctgcagcctgatctgcgcccatctgcagcctgatctgcgtccatctgcagcctgatctgtgtccatctgcagcctgatctgtgtccatctgcagcctgatctgcgcccatctgcagccagatctgcgcccatctgcagcctgatctgcgcccatctgcagcctgatctgcgtccatctgcagcctgatctgtgtccatctgcagcctgatctgtgtccatctgcagcctgatctgtgtccatctgcagcctgatctgtgtccatctgcagcctgatctgcgcccatctgcagcctgatctgtgcccatctgcagcttcagtgcagcctgatctgtgcccatctgcagcttcagtgcagcctgatctgtgcccatctgcagcctgatctgtgcccatctgcagcctgatctgtgcccatctgcagcttcagtgcagcctgatctgtgcccatctgcagcttcagtgcagcctgatctgtgcccatctgcagcttcagtgcagcctgatctgtgcccatctgcagcttcagtgcagcctgatctgtgcccatctgcagcttcagtgcGGCCTGAtctttgcccatctgcagcttcagtgcggcctgatctgtgcccatctgcagcttcagtgcagcctgatctgcgcccatctgcagcctgagctGCGCCCATCTCCCCCATCAATACAGCTGCCTAATTAAATTTCAGGTTTTTTTTGCTGCAGTGTAATGACATTTAACGTAATGTGGAGTCTTTATTATGGGATAGCTTGTTGGCTTGCAGACTTAACATAAACTCTAAATTCAAGTAAAATGTGActaaacacacacaaaaacttCCCAGAGGTTtaatatttaaagtgatactaaacgcaCACTGTTTACATTgtaccttctatttctgtatatggatacaagtaaaacagtttattgatattaataatttatattttaatacaaatatataattgAAACCAAATCTTTATGATTTTGtgtcaataacatggtgtgggtggatttcttCCAGTCACGGGCTGTGTTacgcccctccagcctgtatCTTGGCCATAAgaaggaggtgaagcctccattaatctatATGTAatatctcgccccccccccccccattgtgtttagctgattagtgggcatggaggaggagggggggagtggCCGGTTATTTagcactgtgtatacgcccacatgtgtgactctatagcagggatatgcaaatagcggacctccagctgttgcagaactacaagtcccatgaggcatagcaagacactgatagccacaaacatgacacccagaggcagaggtatgatgggacttgtagttttgcaacatctggagatccgctaattgcatatccctgctctatagcaaggggtcttcaaactatggccctccagttgttcaggaactacaattcccatcatgcctagtcatgtctgtgaatgtcagagttttgcaatgcctcatgggatgtgtagttctacaacagctggagggccgtagtttgaggatccttgctTTATAGTCACATGGACTGCTCATATACGATccggaggaaatgctcagcatagaaactcactgaaaaccgagcatgtgcagagctgccaacactgctctgcaaaatccccagctgcattggggacatggacagaagggggagatagagagcagcagaatCAACCAGAATACAGAAAACCAATCCCACAGTGActatgtaatacaccatttattgatagttttatatgatgtgggtttagtgacactttatacTGTAACAGTGATTTTCTGTGTCTATGTATTTCCTCTCTGGTGACTGATATACTGTTAGGTGCTGCTGTTGCAGGTTGGACTATGTACAGACCATAATACTAACATTGGGACAGATTTGTCCTTGACCTGATTGTTGTTGTACCTGTTGATTGTCTGATACTTTCTTCTATTAGCAAACATGGAGTCTCGCCTGGAAACAAAGAACGCAACGGCGACTCAGTACCTGCAGATCTGCGACAGTATCGCCACCAGCAGAGCCCTGAAACAGAAAGCCAAGAAGAGGAGGCGAGGGGACGCCAGGCAATGGCAGACGGGTAACGCACCCCAATCTCTTCCCTTTGTATGTGGTCTTCAGGGAGGTTAGCAAATGTTTATGTGGTCTCTGAGGGGGTTGGTAAATCTTCATGTGGTCTTTGGGGGGTTAATAAATATGTGGTTTCTAGGAGAATGGTAAATATTcatgtggtcgtgcgacgtggctcccaaacaaaattggcgtcctttttttccccacaaatagatctttcttttggtggtatttgatcacctctgcggtttttattttttgcgctataaacacaaatagagtaacaattgtgaaaaaaatgcaatattttttactttttgctagaataaatatccccaaaaatatataaaaaaacgttttttccctcattttgggccgatacgtattcttctacctatttttgtaaaaaaaatatcgcaataagcgtttatcgattggtttgcgcacaatgtatagcgtttacaaaataggggatagttttcttgcatttttattaatattttttttttttactagtaatggcggcgatcagcaatttttttcgtgactgcgacattatggcggacacttcggataattttgacacattttcgggaccattgtcattttcacagcaaaaaatgctataaaaaatgcattgtttattgtgaaaatgacagttgcagtttgggagttaaccacagggggcgctgaaggtcagtaagtgtgacctcatgtgtgtttctaactgtaggggggtgtggctgtaggtgtgacgtcattgattgtgtttccctatatcagggaacagacgatcaatgacagcgccacagtgaagaacggggaagccgtgtttacactcacctctccccgttcttcagctccggggaccgatcgcgggactccagcggcgatcgggtccgcggagcttcggaccaggtcatcTGCCGGAGCCTGCTAAATGCTGAGACTGGGGGAGGCGGCAAGGAGGGGGTGCTGCAGCAAgatctgtaggaggagttctgtcctcctcgcTGCTGTTGACTGCCGAGGCCGAGTGAGCCGCTTTATGGTTTTGCAGGATCTGgcagaggagttctgtcctcctctctgctgctggctgagacaaggtgggggcGGAGATGAGTGAGGtgccgcagctgcaggagaggtgcgagtgcCACAGGAAATGGCCTGGTGGGCTGGATTTGgctcacgggccttgtgtttgacacatttttatatatatatttgtgtgtgtgtgtgtgtatataggtacAGGCACTAGGTAAATTGTCTATatgctgtaatgccgcgtacacacgatcggaatttccaacaacaaatgttcgatgtgagcttttggacggatgttccgacaacaaatgttttgagagctggttctcaatttttccaacaagttcttgtcggaaattacgatcatctgtatgcaattccgatgcacaaaaatcctacgcttgttcggaatcaattagacgcatgctcggaatcgttgaacttaatttttctcggttcgtcgtagtgttgtacgcgaCCGGCGTTCTttgcgatcggaattttcgacaacatttgtgtgaccgtgtgtatgcaagacaagtttcaaGCCAACATTTcgtcgggaaaaaaatccacggttttgtggtCGGAATGttggatcgcgtgtacgcggcacaagacccctttcacactgaggagtttttcaggcaggaacagcgctaaaaatagcgctgctataccgcctgaaaaactccttcactgcagactcaacgtgaaagccagagggcttgcgccaggcgatgcactggcgggagagaaaaaaatctcctacgtgcagcatctttggagcggtgagaggagcggcgtgtataccgctccttcccatttaaaacaatggaaaaccgcggcaataccgcccacaatgcgcctctgcacccttttttcggccgctagcgggggttaataccgcactgctagcggccgattcccgcggcaatcccggcggtatagcgctgctatttttagcggcactataccgccgcCGCGGCTcctgctccaatgtgaaaggggccttagtgaaagAATTGAAACCTGAagcattctttatttatttttttactttagtgacATTTTTATCTTCTCTCCGTTTTACACAGCAGTCATCATCGGCCCCGACGGTCAGCCGCTGACCGTGTACCCGTGTCACATCTGTGGTAAGAAGTTTAAATCCCGGGGGTTCCTCAAAAGGCACATGAAGAATCACCCCGACCACCTCATAAAGAAGAAGTACCAGTGTACGGACTGCGATTTCACCACCAACAAGAAAGTCAGTTTCCACAACCACCTGGAGAGCCACAAGCTGACCAGCAAAACGGAAAAGCCTCACGAGTTCACGGAGTACACGCGGCGCTACCGCGAGGCCAGCCCGCTCAGCTCCAACAAACTCATCCTGAGGGACACGGAGCCCCGACTGCACAAGTGCAAATACTGCGACTACGAGACAGCCGAGCAGGGGCTCCTCAACCGCCATCTGCTGGCCGTACACAGCAAGAACTTCCCACACGTGTGCGTCGAATGCGGAAAGGGCTTCAGACACCCCTCCGAGCTGAAGAAGCACCTTAGGACCCACACGGGAGAAAAGCCTTACGCGTGCCATTTCTGCGAGTTCCGTTGCGCCGACCAGTCAAACCTAAAGACGCACATTAAAAGCCGCCACGGCACGGACTTACCGTTTAAGTGCGAGCAGTGCCCCCAGGCGTTCAGCGACGAGAAGGACCTCCTGCGCCACGCCGAGCTCTTTCAGGGCCACAAAACCCACCAGTGCCCCCACTGCGACCACAAGAGCACCAACTCCAGCGACCTGAAACGCCACGTCATTTCTGTCCACACCAAGGATTTCCCCCACAAGTGCGACGTGTGCGACAAAGGCTTCCACCGCCCCTCCGAACTCAAGAAACACAGCGAGACGCACCAAGGCAAAAAGGTCCATCACTGCCGCCACTGCGACTTCAAAACCCCCGACCCGTTCATCCTGAGCGGCCACATCCTGTCTGTCCACACGAAAGACTTGCCCTTCAAGTGCAAAAAATGCAAACGCGGCTTCCGGCTGCAACCGGAGCTCAAAAAGCACATGAAGACGCACAGCGGCAAAAAGGTCTACCAGTGCCAGTACTGCGAGTACAGCACGACGGACGCGTCCGGCTTCAAACGCCACGTCATCTCCATACACACCAAGGACTACCCGCACCGCTGCGAGTTTTGCAAAAAGGGATTCCGAcggccgtctgaaaaaaatcagcATATAATGCGCCATCACAAAGAGGTCCTTTTGTAATTGtgttttgtgtgtgggggggaggggggcggggggaaCGAGGAGAACGCTGCTCCGACGCACTTCATGCATGATAGAAAATGTAGCACTTTTTGTATGAAGGATTGGAGGGTACAAGTAAAGCCCTCCCTTACTTGAGGCCGTTGCCAAACGCTAAGAAGGCAGAAGAGGGCAACATAGAGGACCGCAGTCTCCTTAACATACAGCACTCAGATAAAGCCGCAGTCACTTTTCTTGGATGTCTTTGGGAcggtggcggaactaccagggtcgcactTGCAACTGAGCCCTGGTGTTCCGCCACCGTGGCCAAGAAGGCAGGAAGGGGGCCAGCTGCGAAACATGTGAAAGGGTCCTGCAGCGGGACCATAATAAAAGGCCTCTGGGATCAGCGGGAAGGGCCTTGGGGAAGCcgttcatggtttcttgcactggggccctgagggttctagttacgcctctgcttTTGGATCATTTTTATGACGATGTGTGTAGAGAACCTACAATGATAATGATGGCCACACATATCGATGTGATCGCGCAGTCGACGCAAATAAGCTGATCGAATTGATGAAAACCAGAGACCCATTCTGCGATCAATTTAGAGAGCTGTTAGCTCTGTCCGGAGTAATTGGTCGATTTGCTTCTGATAGCTCTCTGGGGCCTGCGTCAACGGGATTTTGTTTCCTTCCTACGGGGTTTTGCACTTgtatacagcggaacctcggttAACGAGCatctcgcaatacgagcgctgtatttaaaaaaaatcctaactcggtttgcaaaacgagcaggattcaggtcaaagcggtgtgcagtaccgcgtttggcctgaggtggggggcgccagagccaaaCGTTCGGgaatgctcggaaagacacggaaatactccattcctgaGCCTTGACGAGGTCAGTCGacctgtcctcgggcctttccgaccatttacgaggctctccggcgcccccctgcctctggccgcatgcagtattgcatcccattgaagtcaatacggaaaaaaattattttcgtttccattgacttcaatggggaaactcgctttgatatgcgagcgctttggattacgagcattctcctggaacggattatgctcgtaatccgaggttccactgtacagatTGATTCTACAATTGGCTACATTTATGACTGATTGAtcgtattttttttatcaatatattttaAGTCGACTACAAGCCTGGAACGATGCTGTGTCTCAGCATTCGATGGTTGACTGTAATCGCACGTAGAACGATGACGAACGGCGatatgtatggccatctttatagaGCTCTCTGGTCCTCTGTGCCGTCTTGTGCTGCCCGTTGTCTCTCTGCCTCACAGAAGGCGACAGGCGGCCGTATGAATCTGATGTTTTGATCGATCGATTGATCTTTTTACTTTTGTTTGCACTTTTGCGGTTTTGGTCCTTGTGTAGCGAAGGGTTAAGGACCAATGTCGTATCATgacagttttttactttttgatgcaAGACGGCGAAACAATCAACTTTGTAAATGCTCTTTATTACTGTATTGGTTACTTGTATAGGTTTTATGCTCTTTATTACTGTATTGGTTACTTGTATAGGTTTTATGCTCTATATTACTGTATTGGTTACTTGTATAGGTTTTATGCTCTTTATTACTGTATTGGTTACTTGTATAGGTTTTATGCTCTTTATTACTGTATTGGTTGCATCTATAGGCTTCCCCATTAGGATTGCTgataggggggtacaggcagaagtggcggcccatccataaggGGCCCCGGCCACCCCtactctacatgcagggcgccggacacattaaaaaaaaaaatatttaagcacACGAAACAGCACTGCACTGgtgtgccgccccccccccccaaaaaaaaaaaatatttagcacaAGCCACCACTAACAGGCAATACAACTGgtcctgttgtactgggcccaggcCTCCTCAGCTAAACAGGAGTTCAATTACAATTCCCTGGAGGTGGGAGCAGAGGGgggacttttttttggggggggggggggcagagccgcTTTATTGTCTCTGCCTAAATGAATACATTGATTTTTATTAGACCACACCCCCACTTTACTAGACCACACCCCCACCCCTACCAGAGATTCATTTACAATTCTGTGGAGGTGGGAGCAGAGGGGGgacttttttttgaggggggacttttttttgaggggggacttttttttgaggggggacttttttttgaggggggggggcagagcagcttTATTGT is from Rana temporaria chromosome 9, aRanTem1.1, whole genome shotgun sequence and encodes:
- the ZNF711 gene encoding zinc finger protein 711 isoform X2, with the protein product MDAGGAGVEPHTQDPKISHAMIMQDFVAGMAGTAHVDGDHIVVSVPRGVLVSNIITDDDITLEHEEMSDEVVQGPDIITEADIIAENVIVPEAVLETDVEIEEELDSCHNVLESDIITETVPDQVFVADLVSDGDGQLARVVRDGLSGSHSPTLVSQEVLVASCDSDNIIQAPSGSSVSVKTEEDEDDLKEASEDYLMISLDDVGERLERIGSTPIKISTEVSHGDGCKEDGFGSEVIKVYIFKAEADDDVEIGGTEIVTESDFQNGHSVAGVLEQSGLARVPREKMVYMAVKDSCQEDEDIGCAEIADEVYMEVIVGEEEATSLTDAQTEDSGLSKTFVPVAWAAAYGEERELPRKYGEWQESANMESRLETKNATATQYLQICDSIATSRALKQKAKKRRRGDARQWQTAVIIGPDGQPLTVYPCHICGKKFKSRGFLKRHMKNHPDHLIKKKYQCTDCDFTTNKKVSFHNHLESHKLTSKTEKPHEFTEYTRRYREASPLSSNKLILRDTEPRLHKCKYCDYETAEQGLLNRHLLAVHSKNFPHVCVECGKGFRHPSELKKHLRTHTGEKPYACHFCEFRCADQSNLKTHIKSRHGTDLPFKCEQCPQAFSDEKDLLRHAELFQGHKTHQCPHCDHKSTNSSDLKRHVISVHTKDFPHKCDVCDKGFHRPSELKKHSETHQGKKVHHCRHCDFKTPDPFILSGHILSVHTKDLPFKCKKCKRGFRLQPELKKHMKTHSGKKVYQCQYCEYSTTDASGFKRHVISIHTKDYPHRCEFCKKGFRRPSEKNQHIMRHHKEVLL
- the ZNF711 gene encoding zinc finger protein 711 isoform X1, producing the protein MDAGGAGVEPHTQDPKISHAMIMQDFVAGMAGTAHVDGDHIVVSVPRGVLVSNIITDDDITLEHEEMSDEVVQGPDIITEADIIAENVIVPEAVLETDVEIEEELDSCHNVLESDIITETVPDQVFVADLVSDGDGQLARVVRDGLSGSHSPTLVSQEVLVASCDSDNIIQAPSGSSVSVKTEEDEDDLKEASEDYLMISLDDVGERLERIGSTPIKISTEVSHGDGCKEDGFGSEVIKVYIFKAEADDDVEIGGTEIVTESDFQNGHSVAGVLEQSGLARVPREKMVYMAVKDSCQEDEDIEFCLSSLGCAEIADEVYMEVIVGEEEATSLTDAQTEDSGLSKTFVPVAWAAAYGEERELPRKYGEWQESANMESRLETKNATATQYLQICDSIATSRALKQKAKKRRRGDARQWQTAVIIGPDGQPLTVYPCHICGKKFKSRGFLKRHMKNHPDHLIKKKYQCTDCDFTTNKKVSFHNHLESHKLTSKTEKPHEFTEYTRRYREASPLSSNKLILRDTEPRLHKCKYCDYETAEQGLLNRHLLAVHSKNFPHVCVECGKGFRHPSELKKHLRTHTGEKPYACHFCEFRCADQSNLKTHIKSRHGTDLPFKCEQCPQAFSDEKDLLRHAELFQGHKTHQCPHCDHKSTNSSDLKRHVISVHTKDFPHKCDVCDKGFHRPSELKKHSETHQGKKVHHCRHCDFKTPDPFILSGHILSVHTKDLPFKCKKCKRGFRLQPELKKHMKTHSGKKVYQCQYCEYSTTDASGFKRHVISIHTKDYPHRCEFCKKGFRRPSEKNQHIMRHHKEVLL